One Dialister invisus DSM 15470 genomic region harbors:
- the rpmJ gene encoding 50S ribosomal protein L36, with protein sequence MKVRPSVKKMCDKCKIIKRKGRVMVICENPKHKQRQG encoded by the coding sequence ATGAAGGTCAGACCGTCCGTCAAGAAGATGTGTGACAAATGCAAAATCATCAAACGCAAAGGCCGTGTAATGGTCATTTGTGAAAATCCAAAGCATAAGCAGAGACAAGGTTAA
- the rplO gene encoding 50S ribosomal protein L15: MKLHELKPAEGSKRARRRVGRGIGSGMGKQSTRGAKGQNARTGGGVRPGFEGGQMPLYRRLPKRGFKNIFADKYAVVNVEQLNRFEDKAVVDPAALVEAGILKNVLDGVRILGNGELTKALDVRAQGFTKSAQQKIEAAGGKVEVI, from the coding sequence ATGAAACTGCATGAACTGAAACCGGCTGAAGGTTCCAAAAGAGCACGTCGTCGTGTAGGTCGTGGCATAGGTTCCGGCATGGGAAAACAGTCTACCCGCGGAGCTAAAGGACAGAATGCAAGAACTGGCGGCGGCGTCCGTCCGGGATTTGAAGGCGGCCAGATGCCCCTGTATCGCCGACTCCCAAAACGCGGCTTCAAGAATATTTTTGCTGATAAATATGCTGTTGTTAACGTAGAACAGCTGAACCGCTTTGAAGATAAAGCTGTTGTAGATCCGGCAGCTCTTGTAGAAGCAGGTATTCTTAAAAATGTTCTCGATGGCGTCCGTATTTTGGGCAATGGAGAACTGACTAAGGCTCTTGATGTAAGAGCGCAGGGATTCACCAAGTCCGCACAACAGAAAATTGAAGCAGCAGGTGGAAAAGTAGAGGTGATCTGA
- the map gene encoding type I methionyl aminopeptidase, which yields MITIYTSEEIEKIAAAGKLTADTLSMLEKAVRPGISTLELDEMAEKFIRSRGGIPSCKGYEGFPGSICASVNDTVVHGIPSARKILKKGDIISLDLVVELNGYMGDSCITVPVGHTNKKNAQLLKVTEEALFAGIKQAVPGNTVGDIGHAVESYVRPYGYDVLRDYVGHGIGIEMHEDPEIPNYGTPGHGPRLEEGMVICIEPMVTMGRADIITLRDGWGVVTTDGLPAAHCEHTIAITGNGPRILTLRD from the coding sequence ATGATTACGATTTATACATCGGAAGAAATAGAGAAAATTGCCGCGGCGGGAAAACTGACTGCAGATACACTCTCTATGCTTGAAAAGGCAGTTCGTCCGGGAATCAGCACCTTGGAACTGGATGAAATGGCGGAGAAATTTATCCGCAGCAGAGGCGGCATCCCGAGCTGCAAAGGTTATGAGGGGTTTCCAGGAAGTATCTGCGCCTCTGTCAACGATACAGTTGTCCATGGGATCCCTTCGGCCCGAAAGATTTTGAAGAAAGGGGATATTATTTCCCTGGATCTTGTGGTAGAATTAAATGGTTATATGGGTGATTCCTGTATTACCGTTCCTGTCGGGCATACGAATAAAAAGAATGCGCAGCTTTTAAAAGTGACAGAAGAAGCGCTTTTTGCCGGAATTAAACAGGCTGTACCGGGAAATACGGTCGGTGATATCGGTCATGCGGTTGAAAGTTACGTAAGGCCTTATGGCTATGATGTACTCCGGGATTATGTAGGTCATGGCATCGGCATTGAAATGCATGAAGACCCGGAAATTCCGAACTACGGAACGCCGGGACACGGACCACGGCTGGAAGAAGGAATGGTTATCTGTATCGAGCCGATGGTTACTATGGGCAGAGCGGATATAATAACGCTTCGCGATGGCTGGGGTGTGGTGACGACAGACGGTTTGCCTGCTGCACACTGTGAGCATACCATCGCCATAACCGGAAACGGCCCGAGAATTTTGACACTGCGTGATTAA
- the rpsE gene encoding 30S ribosomal protein S5, with protein sequence MPRFEKQESDLQENVVFINRVAKVVKGGRRFSFAAVVVVGDGKGRVGAGLGKAAEVPEAIRKGVEDAKKNMINVALKNGTIPHESLGIYGAGKVIMRPAAEGTGIKAGGPVRAVLALAGVRNVLTKSLGSSNPINMVKATLDGMAKLENVQTVAALRGKTVDEIYN encoded by the coding sequence ATGCCAAGATTTGAAAAACAGGAATCCGACTTACAGGAAAACGTCGTTTTTATTAACCGCGTTGCTAAAGTCGTAAAAGGCGGCCGTCGTTTTTCCTTTGCTGCAGTTGTAGTTGTCGGTGATGGAAAAGGCAGAGTAGGCGCAGGCCTCGGCAAAGCTGCCGAAGTTCCGGAAGCGATTCGCAAGGGCGTTGAAGATGCTAAGAAAAACATGATTAACGTTGCTTTGAAGAATGGCACCATTCCCCATGAATCCCTTGGGATTTACGGAGCAGGCAAAGTTATTATGAGACCGGCTGCTGAAGGTACAGGTATCAAGGCGGGCGGTCCGGTTCGTGCAGTGCTTGCGCTGGCAGGCGTTCGCAATGTTCTCACCAAATCCCTTGGTTCTTCCAATCCGATCAATATGGTAAAAGCTACCTTGGACGGAATGGCAAAATTGGAAAACGTTCAGACCGTAGCGGCACTCCGCGGCAAAACGGTTGATGAAATTTATAACTGA
- a CDS encoding PolC-type DNA polymerase III: MKRSNNTLFKDIRSHEVKARERILAAARGTYTVMDIETTGMYSDITEIAALCVVSGEIRDTFHTLVKAKGPIEKRVERLTGITSDMLEEQPPIDDVLPIFMTFIEGFPLVGHGLDSDLIVIDRNLKAVGKPLVTNDYIDTHSLAKLLLPEREGEHRKYSVKALAEYYELPCSTFHRAMDDCMAEKMLFERLLAEWK; the protein is encoded by the coding sequence ATGAAAAGAAGCAACAACACTCTCTTTAAAGATATACGGAGCCACGAAGTGAAAGCGCGGGAGAGGATCCTTGCTGCCGCCCGCGGCACATATACCGTCATGGATATAGAAACAACGGGAATGTATTCCGATATTACCGAAATCGCCGCACTCTGTGTCGTGAGTGGAGAAATCCGGGATACTTTCCATACTCTTGTCAAAGCGAAGGGACCTATAGAAAAACGCGTAGAAAGACTTACCGGTATTACCTCTGATATGCTTGAAGAACAGCCGCCTATCGACGATGTACTGCCGATATTTATGACGTTTATTGAAGGATTTCCGCTTGTGGGGCACGGACTTGATTCCGACCTGATTGTCATTGACAGAAATCTGAAAGCTGTTGGTAAACCTCTTGTTACCAATGATTATATCGATACCCACAGTCTTGCGAAACTCCTTCTTCCGGAAAGGGAAGGAGAACACAGGAAATATTCCGTTAAAGCCCTTGCAGAATATTATGAACTGCCCTGCAGTACTTTCCATCGTGCCATGGACGACTGTATGGCAGAAAAAATGCTTTTTGAAAGACTTTTGGCGGAATGGAAATAG
- a CDS encoding DNA-directed RNA polymerase subunit alpha: protein MNENTSFTIKTVEMSADGRYGKFECGPLERGYGITLGNSLRRVLLSSLDGVAITSINIDGVEHEFSTVPGVREDVTDMILNLKKIRFIAYEEAEFPIKVRVDVTKEGVLLAGDLQLPSEIDVLNGDLALCTLDTEAHLGMELTIDRGHGYVPFTKNRREDDPIGSIPIDSIYSPVVKCNYNVSDTRVGNEMDYDKLTLELETDGSIKASDAVATAATILMNCFELFRPLATGPILEARDGSDMARQSSDQQAEEEKIDLSGIPIEELELSVRAFNCLKRAEINTLDQLAEKTEEELGRVRNLGKKSIDEIIEKLAQFRGLGLHLKD from the coding sequence ATGAACGAAAATACAAGCTTCACAATTAAGACTGTGGAAATGAGTGCTGACGGGCGTTACGGCAAGTTCGAATGCGGACCGCTTGAACGCGGATACGGTATCACACTTGGCAACAGTCTTCGTCGCGTGTTGCTTTCATCTTTAGACGGTGTGGCGATTACGTCTATCAATATTGATGGAGTGGAACATGAATTTTCCACTGTACCCGGTGTACGGGAAGACGTAACAGACATGATCCTGAATTTGAAAAAAATCCGCTTCATCGCTTATGAAGAAGCGGAATTCCCAATCAAAGTCCGCGTAGATGTGACTAAAGAAGGAGTTCTTCTTGCAGGTGACCTTCAACTTCCGTCGGAAATTGATGTTCTGAATGGAGATTTGGCACTCTGCACACTGGATACGGAAGCGCATCTCGGAATGGAACTGACCATTGACCGCGGGCACGGCTACGTTCCTTTTACAAAAAATAGAAGAGAAGACGATCCCATCGGATCCATTCCGATTGACTCTATTTATTCTCCTGTGGTTAAATGCAACTATAATGTCAGCGATACCCGTGTAGGCAACGAAATGGACTATGATAAGCTGACACTGGAACTGGAAACTGACGGTTCCATCAAAGCAAGTGACGCAGTGGCCACTGCTGCCACTATTCTGATGAACTGCTTTGAACTGTTCCGTCCTCTGGCAACCGGTCCGATACTGGAAGCAAGAGATGGCAGCGATATGGCACGGCAGTCCTCCGATCAGCAGGCGGAAGAAGAGAAAATCGATCTCTCCGGCATTCCGATCGAAGAACTTGAACTTTCCGTTCGTGCATTTAACTGCCTGAAACGGGCTGAAATCAATACCCTTGACCAGCTTGCCGAAAAGACAGAAGAAGAACTTGGACGTGTACGTAATCTTGGTAAAAAATCAATTGATGAAATTATTGAGAAACTGGCACAGTTCAGAGGTCTCGGACTTCATTTGAAAGATTAA
- the rplR gene encoding 50S ribosomal protein L18, which translates to MRKNASRTAVIRRHLRLRQKITGTADRPRLSVFRSLANIYAQVIDDTTGTTLVAANSLDKEFKADFPYGGNIEAARAVGELVAKRALAKGIDTVVFDRGGNIYHGRVKALAEGAREAGLKF; encoded by the coding sequence ATGCGTAAAAATGCAAGCAGAACAGCTGTTATTCGCCGCCACCTGCGTCTTCGCCAGAAGATTACCGGTACTGCTGATCGTCCCCGTCTGAGTGTTTTCCGTTCTTTGGCGAACATTTATGCACAGGTGATTGATGATACGACCGGTACTACTCTCGTTGCGGCAAACAGCCTCGATAAAGAATTTAAGGCTGATTTCCCTTATGGTGGCAATATAGAAGCTGCCAGGGCAGTCGGTGAACTGGTAGCAAAAAGAGCTCTCGCAAAGGGTATTGATACCGTAGTGTTCGATCGTGGAGGCAATATATATCATGGCAGAGTAAAAGCTCTGGCTGAAGGTGCCCGCGAAGCCGGCTTGAAATTTTAA
- the rpmD gene encoding 50S ribosomal protein L30 has product MKVIITLKKSVIGSKPEHIATVKALGLKKTNSSVVKELTPQIQGMVHAVRHLVECKEAE; this is encoded by the coding sequence ATGAAGGTTATCATTACACTCAAGAAAAGTGTGATCGGCTCCAAACCCGAGCACATCGCTACAGTGAAAGCTCTCGGTCTGAAGAAGACCAATTCCTCTGTAGTGAAGGAACTCACCCCCCAGATTCAAGGCATGGTACATGCCGTTCGTCATCTGGTTGAATGTAAAGAAGCTGAATAA
- a CDS encoding adenylate kinase, with protein sequence MYILLMGPPGAGKGTQAEKLIRDYGIPQIATGDMFRAAVKSGTALGKEAKSYMDKGALVPDSVTIGIVKERLAQDDCKKGWILDGFPRTTAQAAALDTILHELGIRLTAVIGIKADSKGLVKRIGGRLVCKKCGASFHKEFRPPKKENVCDNCGGKLYQRADDNEATVEQRLAVYEKSTRPLIDYYEASGRFCEIDGDQSMEKVYSDIRDALKKASK encoded by the coding sequence ATGTATATTTTGTTAATGGGACCTCCCGGTGCAGGAAAAGGCACGCAGGCGGAAAAACTCATTCGTGATTACGGTATCCCCCAGATTGCTACCGGTGATATGTTCCGCGCGGCAGTAAAATCCGGGACCGCCCTCGGAAAAGAAGCCAAAAGTTATATGGATAAAGGAGCGCTCGTACCTGACAGCGTGACTATCGGCATTGTTAAGGAACGGCTTGCGCAGGATGACTGCAAAAAAGGCTGGATTCTTGACGGATTCCCAAGAACCACTGCACAGGCGGCGGCTCTTGATACTATACTCCATGAACTTGGAATCAGACTTACAGCTGTTATCGGAATCAAAGCTGATTCGAAAGGTCTCGTGAAGAGAATTGGCGGCAGGCTTGTCTGCAAAAAATGCGGTGCTTCTTTCCATAAGGAATTCCGTCCGCCAAAGAAAGAAAATGTCTGTGATAACTGCGGCGGGAAACTTTATCAGCGTGCTGATGATAATGAAGCGACAGTGGAGCAGCGCCTTGCCGTTTATGAGAAATCCACAAGACCTCTTATTGACTACTACGAAGCCAGTGGAAGATTTTGCGAAATTGACGGCGATCAATCCATGGAAAAAGTGTATTCTGACATCCGGGACGCATTGAAAAAGGCTTCAAAATGA
- a CDS encoding DMT family transporter — MMYRYKVKHNPFRRLKMAFKSRKRTRGNIFLGVVTTILASLSFTAMSACAKALAPISSEEMTFFRGLVGLIFIPLLTLQTKEPFFTGKYKFMLSLRGFFGSAALLFYFLSIEGMTLGDSQILSQLAAFFMCILSPIFLKEKLPKEAIPGLVVIALGTLCVVQIWNFDSFNVYALFGIGGGFFSAAAYIVISMLAERDFKSNTEIVFYFQIFSIAVGAALMKGSFTMPEGIQWVWLIGLGLFALSAQMFMTWAFQHVNSLIVSFLMYSEILFHVLFGWYFWDEILTWASWLGGTLIVLGSIMLMVFKPKSIDNDTHHHEDRISKQKRKEERPAENIALDTERSI; from the coding sequence ATGATGTATCGGTATAAAGTAAAACATAATCCTTTCCGCCGGCTCAAGATGGCTTTTAAATCAAGAAAACGGACAAGGGGGAATATTTTTTTAGGGGTCGTTACCACTATACTGGCTTCTCTTTCCTTTACTGCCATGTCCGCCTGTGCAAAAGCATTAGCACCTATTTCTTCCGAAGAAATGACTTTTTTTCGCGGGCTTGTGGGGCTTATTTTCATTCCGCTCCTCACGCTCCAGACCAAAGAGCCGTTTTTTACAGGGAAATATAAATTTATGCTTTCTCTTCGAGGGTTCTTCGGCAGTGCGGCTTTGCTTTTTTACTTCCTTTCCATCGAGGGGATGACCTTGGGAGATTCGCAGATCCTTTCACAGTTGGCGGCCTTTTTCATGTGTATTCTTTCACCGATCTTTCTGAAAGAAAAACTGCCTAAAGAAGCTATTCCGGGACTTGTTGTTATCGCGCTCGGCACCCTTTGTGTCGTGCAGATATGGAATTTTGATTCGTTCAATGTATATGCCCTTTTCGGTATCGGGGGCGGCTTTTTTTCTGCGGCCGCATACATCGTCATTTCCATGCTTGCCGAACGGGATTTTAAATCAAATACGGAAATCGTTTTCTATTTCCAGATTTTCAGTATCGCCGTAGGGGCGGCTCTTATGAAAGGCAGTTTCACCATGCCGGAAGGAATTCAATGGGTGTGGCTTATCGGACTGGGACTCTTTGCTCTCTCGGCACAGATGTTTATGACCTGGGCTTTCCAGCATGTGAATTCTCTCATCGTTTCTTTCCTTATGTACAGTGAAATCCTTTTCCATGTTCTTTTCGGCTGGTACTTCTGGGATGAAATACTTACCTGGGCATCCTGGCTCGGCGGCACTCTTATCGTCCTCGGATCTATCATGCTTATGGTATTCAAACCGAAAAGCATTGACAATGACACCCATCACCACGAAGACAGGATTTCCAAGCAGAAACGGAAAGAGGAAAGACCTGCTGAAAACATTGCCCTTGACACGGAAAGATCGATATAG
- the rpsK gene encoding 30S ribosomal protein S11: MATVKSKAKRKERKHVESGAAHIRSTFNNTIVTITDSNGNTIAWASAGGLGFKGSRKSTPFAAQMAAEQAARAAIDQGMRSADVFVKGPGAGREAAIRALQAAGIEVSSIKDVTPIPHNGCRPPKRRRV, from the coding sequence ATGGCTACGGTAAAAAGTAAAGCAAAAAGAAAAGAAAGAAAACATGTAGAATCCGGTGCAGCGCATATTCGTTCCACATTCAACAATACGATTGTAACGATTACTGATTCTAACGGTAATACCATTGCCTGGGCATCTGCCGGCGGACTGGGATTCAAAGGTTCCCGTAAGAGCACACCGTTTGCGGCGCAGATGGCAGCAGAACAGGCAGCGAGAGCAGCCATCGATCAGGGAATGCGTTCCGCTGATGTATTTGTCAAAGGACCGGGCGCAGGCCGTGAAGCCGCTATCCGCGCATTGCAGGCAGCAGGTATTGAAGTCAGCAGCATTAAGGACGTTACCCCGATTCCTCACAACGGCTGCCGTCCTCCAAAACGCAGAAGAGTATAA
- a CDS encoding AEC family transporter, whose product MAFLQIITDNILPLLIFVAIGYFMDRRFRLDVNSLTKLTFYIILPCFIFYSIYVAKIDFSLFHVFIISLVLMAMLGVIGTLIAKARNWDAGKREAFKNGTMFSNAGNIGIALIALVFSNAPYVTESGTPYLAEAAAVSTLVLVQMNMFLNTLGLYQAGKGSLSPHDALRVVLHMPVIYTLTAAFAVKSIGIDLSGTFIWPILQNCAAALVAVVMMALGMQIHRSKISFSDPDAWLACFVRLLIGPFCAWFLIRLWALAGCPFSQVASQTILIMSAVPSPVNSVLYAVEFHNHENFATEIVMMTTFLSCITMTGVIYMARILFPL is encoded by the coding sequence ATGGCATTTCTGCAAATCATCACCGACAATATTCTGCCCCTTCTAATCTTTGTAGCTATCGGCTACTTCATGGACAGGCGCTTCCGGCTCGACGTCAATTCTCTGACCAAACTGACCTTTTACATCATTCTTCCCTGTTTTATTTTTTACAGCATTTATGTGGCAAAGATTGATTTTTCTCTCTTCCACGTTTTCATTATTTCCCTTGTCCTCATGGCTATGCTCGGCGTCATCGGGACGCTTATTGCCAAAGCAAGAAACTGGGATGCCGGAAAGCGGGAAGCTTTTAAAAACGGCACCATGTTTTCCAATGCGGGAAATATCGGTATCGCCCTGATTGCCCTTGTCTTCTCCAACGCTCCTTATGTCACGGAAAGCGGGACGCCTTATCTGGCGGAAGCTGCAGCCGTAAGCACGCTCGTCCTGGTACAGATGAATATGTTTCTGAATACCCTCGGTCTTTATCAGGCAGGAAAGGGAAGCCTTTCCCCCCATGACGCGCTCCGTGTCGTCCTCCACATGCCTGTTATTTACACGCTCACGGCGGCATTTGCTGTAAAATCCATTGGCATCGACCTGTCAGGCACATTCATATGGCCCATCCTTCAAAACTGTGCAGCCGCTCTTGTGGCTGTCGTCATGATGGCACTCGGCATGCAGATCCACCGCTCGAAAATTTCTTTCAGTGATCCTGACGCCTGGCTTGCCTGCTTTGTCCGGCTCCTTATCGGTCCTTTCTGTGCATGGTTCCTCATCCGGCTCTGGGCTCTCGCGGGCTGTCCTTTTTCACAAGTCGCTTCACAGACGATTCTCATCATGTCTGCCGTGCCGTCTCCTGTCAATTCCGTCCTTTACGCCGTGGAATTCCATAATCATGAAAACTTCGCCACGGAAATCGTGATGATGACGACTTTCCTGTCTTGTATCACCATGACCGGCGTCATCTATATGGCAAGAATATTATTTCCCTTATAA
- the rplQ gene encoding 50S ribosomal protein L17: MARSRLRRVSGARKALLRSLVTALFQYGRITTTESKAKELRHVADKMISLAKRGDLHARRQAEAFIMDKAVTKKLFDETAKKYTERNGGYTRVLKLEARLGDNAPQAIIELVD, from the coding sequence ATGGCACGTAGTAGACTGAGAAGAGTCAGCGGCGCGCGTAAAGCACTGCTCCGCAGCCTCGTAACGGCTCTGTTCCAGTATGGTCGCATTACCACTACTGAAAGCAAAGCGAAAGAACTTCGCCACGTAGCAGACAAAATGATCTCTCTTGCGAAGAGAGGCGATCTTCATGCCCGCCGCCAGGCTGAAGCATTCATCATGGATAAAGCGGTGACAAAAAAATTGTTTGATGAAACCGCAAAGAAATATACAGAACGCAACGGCGGCTACACCCGCGTACTGAAACTTGAAGCTCGTCTCGGTGACAATGCACCGCAGGCAATTATTGAGCTCGTTGACTGA
- the secY gene encoding preprotein translocase subunit SecY, translating into MGSAFANFAANKELKDRVLFTMVMFFVFRLGVHIPVPGVDTSILESLFSSGNLFGFLDLFSGGALSKFSLFAMSITPYINSSIIMQLLTSVIPTLEEWRKDGQEGYKKIQKVTRYFTIFLAVVQAFGMTYALRINHALVDNSWLYFGFIIVVLTAGTCLLMWIGEQITEHGIGNGISLIIFCGIVARFPEAISTVIEYLKIGTISPFQLLLFVIIALGMILMVIEVNEGQRRVSIQYAKRVVGRKMYGGHSTFLPLKVNQAGVIPIIFASSIIMLPVTLAQFVHIGWVQSVGNFFAWGSWPNTICYGILIFIFTYFYTAISLNIKELADNMKKYGGFIPGIRPGEPTMIYIDKVMSRITLAGALFLAFIAILPNFIGNITGIQGVYFGGTSLLIVVGVALDTMRQAQSLMVTRNYQGFIK; encoded by the coding sequence ATGGGATCTGCCTTCGCAAACTTTGCAGCCAATAAGGAATTGAAGGATCGCGTTCTCTTTACGATGGTGATGTTCTTCGTATTCCGTCTTGGCGTACATATTCCGGTTCCCGGAGTAGATACATCTATTTTAGAAAGTCTCTTTTCATCAGGAAATCTCTTTGGGTTTCTGGATCTGTTCTCCGGCGGTGCTCTGAGCAAATTTTCACTTTTTGCCATGAGTATTACCCCGTACATCAATTCTTCCATTATTATGCAGCTTCTGACTTCCGTTATTCCCACGTTGGAAGAATGGCGGAAAGACGGGCAGGAAGGGTATAAGAAGATCCAGAAAGTCACAAGATACTTCACGATTTTCCTTGCTGTCGTGCAGGCTTTCGGCATGACTTACGCACTGCGTATCAATCATGCACTGGTGGATAACAGCTGGCTTTATTTTGGATTCATTATCGTAGTTCTGACAGCAGGCACATGCCTTCTGATGTGGATCGGCGAGCAGATCACCGAACACGGCATCGGTAATGGTATTTCTCTTATTATCTTCTGTGGTATTGTGGCGCGTTTTCCGGAAGCCATTTCCACAGTCATTGAATACCTGAAGATTGGGACGATCAGTCCGTTCCAGCTTCTTCTCTTTGTTATCATTGCCCTTGGCATGATCCTTATGGTCATCGAGGTCAATGAGGGACAGCGAAGAGTGTCCATCCAATACGCAAAACGTGTTGTTGGCCGTAAAATGTACGGCGGACATTCCACATTCCTGCCTTTGAAAGTCAATCAGGCAGGTGTTATCCCGATCATTTTCGCTTCTTCCATTATTATGCTTCCGGTTACACTGGCGCAGTTCGTTCATATTGGTTGGGTGCAGTCTGTAGGCAACTTTTTTGCCTGGGGATCTTGGCCTAATACGATCTGCTACGGTATCTTGATCTTCATTTTCACCTATTTTTATACGGCGATTTCCCTGAACATCAAAGAACTGGCAGATAATATGAAGAAATACGGCGGGTTTATTCCCGGTATCCGTCCCGGCGAACCGACAATGATATATATCGACAAGGTTATGAGCCGCATTACACTGGCAGGTGCTCTTTTCCTGGCATTCATTGCGATTCTTCCGAACTTTATCGGAAATATTACCGGTATCCAGGGCGTATACTTCGGCGGCACGTCTTTACTGATCGTTGTCGGTGTTGCCCTTGATACGATGAGACAAGCGCAGTCGCTGATGGTAACAAGAAACTATCAGGGCTTCATTAAGTAA
- a CDS encoding AEC family transporter — MIFLQILWNDILPLIVFLAAGWFMDSKFKLDLNTYAKLVTRVVLPAFIFYSMYLYRPDAATAILLPAGIALLLADSAAAYLIAKALGFTGDEKNTFRALSTLSNAGQIGIALILMIFSHPPYASDGAAPYLDEARGAIVLLLILMNIAINTVGASLLGAKGNSLSSTVKFIISMPAVYAIFAAAAVRTGGIALEQTFLWPVLSHFTGAFIILTTITAGAQLHRTPIGRPDLFTIGTSINKLFLSPLIAFAIIMLAGVFTPVTAQVFFIYAAVPSSFSLILFAVDYNCCPHRVAKSILYSSAFGLVTLTCAIRLAQYLFPAGV; from the coding sequence ATGATATTTCTCCAAATTTTATGGAATGACATTCTGCCGCTTATCGTATTTCTTGCTGCAGGCTGGTTTATGGATTCCAAATTCAAGCTGGATCTGAATACTTACGCCAAGCTGGTGACCCGGGTAGTTCTCCCTGCCTTTATTTTTTACAGCATGTATTTGTACCGTCCCGATGCGGCGACAGCAATTCTTCTTCCAGCCGGCATCGCGCTCCTCCTCGCCGACAGCGCGGCAGCCTATCTCATCGCAAAGGCACTTGGATTTACGGGTGATGAAAAAAACACATTCCGTGCTCTTTCTACACTCTCCAATGCGGGACAGATCGGCATCGCCCTCATCCTCATGATATTTTCCCACCCGCCATATGCATCAGACGGAGCTGCACCATACCTTGATGAGGCCCGCGGCGCAATCGTCCTTCTCCTGATCTTGATGAATATCGCCATCAATACGGTCGGTGCCTCGCTTCTGGGGGCGAAAGGAAATTCTTTGTCCAGTACTGTAAAATTTATTATTTCCATGCCCGCTGTTTACGCGATTTTCGCGGCAGCAGCCGTCCGCACGGGCGGAATCGCTTTGGAACAAACCTTTCTGTGGCCTGTGCTTTCCCATTTCACAGGCGCTTTCATCATTCTTACGACGATTACCGCCGGCGCGCAGCTTCACCGTACGCCTATCGGCAGACCGGATTTATTTACCATCGGTACATCGATAAATAAACTCTTCCTGTCTCCGCTGATTGCCTTTGCCATCATTATGTTGGCCGGCGTTTTTACCCCTGTAACGGCACAGGTTTTCTTCATTTATGCCGCTGTCCCCTCTTCTTTTTCGCTTATCCTTTTTGCAGTCGATTACAACTGCTGTCCCCACAGAGTGGCCAAATCCATCCTGTACAGCTCTGCTTTCGGCCTTGTAACGCTCACATGCGCTATCCGGCTGGCACAGTATTTATTTCCTGCAGGAGTTTAA
- the rpsM gene encoding 30S ribosomal protein S13: protein MARIAGVDLPRDKRVEIGLTYIFGIGLTLSREILNKAGISPDVRVRDLTEDDVANIRNALADYKVEGDLRREESLNIKRLVEIGSYRGRRHRDGLPTRGQRTKTNARTRKGPRKTIAGKKTATKK, encoded by the coding sequence ATGGCACGTATAGCTGGTGTAGACTTACCAAGAGATAAGCGCGTTGAGATCGGCTTAACTTACATTTTTGGGATAGGCCTCACTCTTTCCAGAGAAATTTTGAATAAAGCCGGAATTAGTCCGGACGTCCGCGTCAGAGATCTGACGGAAGACGATGTCGCCAATATCCGCAATGCACTTGCAGATTATAAAGTGGAAGGCGACCTGCGCAGGGAAGAATCCCTCAACATTAAGCGTTTAGTGGAAATCGGTTCTTACAGAGGCCGCCGTCATCGTGACGGACTGCCCACCCGCGGACAGCGTACAAAAACAAACGCCCGTACCCGCAAAGGACCGAGAAAAACGATCGCAGGCAAGAAGACTGCGACCAAGAAATAA
- the infA gene encoding translation initiation factor IF-1, with product MSKADVIEVEGKVVEKLPNAMFRVKLENGGHIVLATISGKMRMNFIRILPGDKVTIELTPYDLEHGRITYRYK from the coding sequence ATGAGCAAGGCAGACGTTATCGAAGTGGAAGGAAAAGTTGTTGAAAAGCTTCCCAACGCCATGTTTCGTGTAAAACTTGAAAATGGCGGACATATCGTACTGGCGACGATTTCCGGCAAAATGCGTATGAATTTCATCCGTATCCTGCCCGGGGATAAAGTAACCATAGAACTTACGCCCTACGATTTAGAGCACGGCAGAATTACCTATCGTTACAAGTAA